CATCTGTCCGGTCCGAACAGCAATCGCTCTGTCTTTTCGTTTCCCGTTCTGGTCGGGGACGTCATGCGTCTTCATGCCAGACCTTCCATGATTCCTTTATTGTTCTGGTCCGGCGGCGTGGATGAGCGGTCTGTCATCTTTTCGACGCCATGTTCCCGGATTTTCCCCGATTTTTGTGATTCTTGCCTGTCTTCGTCCGTATCGGTCGGGGTATTGGATGTTTGTGCCTGCCGTCCGATGGTCTTTTTCCGTTGATCCGAACGCGATTTCATTCTGTTGACCATCTGTAATAAATCTGGCCTGTTACTTGCTTGCCATAATACCGTGTTTCTTTCGGGAAATGGGAAGGGCAGGCAACCCTGTCGGGCTCGGTGATGTCATCAGCAGAAGCGTGAGACGGAACGCATGGATACGCCTGAAAAAATCGTAAAAAAAACAAGGCCGTTCTTTCTGAGTTATTTTGCCAAGTTGGCCAATGATCTCAACACGCTGACCGCGGCCCCTGTTGTTTGCACGCTGACGGAAGTGGAGTTGATGCGTGGTCTGGATGACCTGGAAACCCTGATCGAGAAGGATCGCAGCGTTGCTTATGTGCGGGAAGACGGGCTGAACACGGGTGACGTCCATTTGATCTTTGACGTTGCCACTTCCATTGCTTTGACGGGCCTGATGATGATGATGGGTGAGGCGGTCATCCAGACTCAGGTGAAGACGCGGGATTACAACGAGGAATTTCAGGAGGGGTTCAACGAGGTTTCCAACCAGGTCGTAGGGGCGATGAATGATCTGGTGGAGAAAAAGATGCCCGAGGGTGGGCATTTGTTTCTGGAGAAGACGACACACTGCGAATTTGGCGACATGCCGCCGACATTTCGGGATGGGATCACCTATCTGGTGGCGACGGCGGATATACAGGTGGCCAATTTCCCGGTGGAGGTTTGCCGGTGGGTGATGTCGCGTGGCTTTGCCGAAGCGTTGCTGAAGATTGAAATCGAGGGAACGCCGGAAGAGATGGGTGCCTCGGGTGGGGCCAAGGGAGGTGAGGCGGCCAAGGCGGAGCCGCCGCCGCCTCCTCCTCCAGTG
The DNA window shown above is from Magnetococcales bacterium and carries:
- a CDS encoding CBS domain-containing protein; its protein translation is MDTPEKIVKKTRPFFLSYFAKLANDLNTLTAAPVVCTLTEVELMRGLDDLETLIEKDRSVAYVREDGLNTGDVHLIFDVATSIALTGLMMMMGEAVIQTQVKTRDYNEEFQEGFNEVSNQVVGAMNDLVEKKMPEGGHLFLEKTTHCEFGDMPPTFRDGITYLVATADIQVANFPVEVCRWVMSRGFAEALLKIEIEGTPEEMGASGGAKGGEAAKAEPPPPPPPVAVAEPVVAPVEAVGVSGQEDENGGGGMATPDDLARLDTGTIEYSNTDGLPSPDEPGSVKVVMVEQPFSLKEEEKILIAINAMREEGHRHIGVDRNGKLVRVISQSDLRQVMGPFFGTKAMGPRDKAICTLPLGKLNQTQQMVRISLAGTVNQAADLLMEYNLRAIPVISNQGVLRGFVTVHAVLNYFRKKKHA